GCATGCGCATCCCGGTGAACGAAAAGGACGGCGAAGTCGTCGAGCACCAGATGCAGAAGAGCTGACGGTCCAAACGGACCGTCAGCCCTGAGCCAGTCGAACGGGCTGAACTACCAGCTGTAGGGCGGGGTCTCCGAACCCCGCCTTACCCGCGCCGTAGGGATCGCACCCGAGCGGGGTTCGGAGACCCCGCCCTACAGTCCAAAAGCTTGGGGCGTTTGGCCTGAGGTCCGCACCAGCAGAGCGCAGGCGTGGTTGGGTGCATTTCGCAGCAAACCAACTCTCCGCGTTTCGTGTCATTTGCGGGCCTTCTGGACGACACGGCCGGCTTGTGCGTCGGGCAGCGCCGGGGTATTTTCCCTCACCCCCGCCCCGCCATGAAATTCCGCCTCCCCACCCTCGGCCTGATCGCTACCCTGCTGCTCGGCCTCACCGCCTGCACCTACGACTTCCCGCTCACGGACCAGCCCACGCAAAATCTCGATCCACGGCTGCTCGGCGACTGGGTGTCCTACGATGTCGACGACCAGCAGGTGCGGCCGCTGCACGTCCGCCGCCTCGACGCCACCACTTATGTCGCCGCCTTCGACGGCGATCTCTACCGCGTCAGCCATTCCGATCTCGCCGGCACGGCCTTCGTCAGCGTCCAGAACCTGCAGGCCGGCGACGACTACGGGAAGTTCACCTACTGCGCGTGGACGCTTTCGCCCGACGGCCGGCAGCTCACGCTGCGCACCGTCCAGTCCCGCGTGGTCTCCGGCGACCTCAAGGACGCCGCTGCCGTGCGGAAACTCATCACCGCAAACCTCGCCAACCCCGCACTCCTCGGCGACCCCATCGTCTTCACGCCGAAGAAGCGGTGAGGGCGGAATCACGTGCGCGACCATTTCGTCAACGGTTCCTGCCGGGCCGAGCGCACGTAGAGGATTCTCAGCGTATCGCCCCGGATGGTATAGGTGATGTGATACTTGAAACGGCGCAGATAACCGAAGCGGATACCCGGGGCAATTTCCGGAAATGAACGCGGAAAGCGACGCAGCTGGATCTCCCAGCGCTCATATTCCTCGAGAAATTCCCTTCCCAAACCAGCCTCGGTCTCGAGGTATTGCGCTGCCGCGACCAGCTCGCGTTCCGCCAATCGGTTGAAACGGACCTTCACCGCAGGCCCGCCCGGGCCCGCTTGAGAACGGTGGCCGAGGGCGTGCCCTCGTCACCCTCCACATCCATTTGCAGTGCCCTCAGCGCGCTGACCGTGGCCAGCTCGACCTGCTCGAACCGGCTCCGGATTTCCGCACCTGTCAGTTTGCGCCCGGACGTCCGGTGACCACGGGACGCTACGGGCTTGGATGCGGTGGCAGAGGGCATGACCAAGGCATATCCGAGCAACCTTCGAAGGCAAGCAACGTCCTTCGCGGGCCCCGCGTCGCTATGACTTTCTTCGGCAAATAAATCATTGAGCCGGGCGCCGTCGGATTGCTTTTTGGCCGGTTCCCGGTCGGGCCAACCGGGGAAACCAAACCAACCTACATCAAACATGAAGAAGTTCGTTTCACTCGCCCTCCTCGCAGCCAGCCTCGCGGTCTCCGCCAAGGCTCTCATCGTCGGTGCCGACGTCGGCTACCTGCTCGACGACAAGGAAGAGTTCATTTCCGCCCGCCTCGGCCACGCCTTCAAGGCCGATGCCTCACTCTCCCACCAAGTGGAGCTTGAGCTGGGTTACTCCTCCCACTCCGAGACCATCGCCCCGCTCGGCGCGCCCATCTCGGCCACCTCCAAGATCACGCCTCTCACCCTCAACTACCGGGCCGAGTCCATCGCCACCAACAAGCTCGGCTACTATTTTGGCCTTGGTGCCGGTGTGGCCCGCACGAGCATCAAGTTCGCCGGCAGCGGCGTGCCCAGCGTTTCCGACCACAGCACCTCACTCGCCCTGCAGGGCTTTGTCGGCTTGAGCTATCAGGTCTCCACAGCGGCCAAGCTTCACCTGGGGGCCAAATACATCTGGATCGACGAGGCCAAGCTGCTCGGCATCAAGGCCGATGTCGGCGATGATGTCGCCCTCTCGGGCGGCGTCAGCGTGAAGTTCTGAGCCGACAGACTCCCTGCGATTTCAGGCCGCGGCTCACGCCGCGGCCTTTTTTGCGCCCGGCTGTCAGTCACGTGGAGCCGACCCTCCGAAATTATTCTGATAACACGCATCAGGTTTATCAACTCACGCGGTGCGCGCGGGCGCGGGTAGAGTCGTCGCATGAACTCCGTCCCTCCCCTCCGCCGTTCCGTTTCCCGTCTGTTCTCCGCCGGCCTCGCCGCCGCGCTCCTGCTCAGCCTCAGTGGCTGCGCCGGTTTCTGGGGCCAGCGCCGCCACCACGAGGCCAGCAGCGTCGTGCAGTTCCTCTACCCGGACAAAATGCCCTTCGTGCAGCCGGAGATTCCCACGCTGCGCCTGCCGCTGCGCGTGGGCGTGGCCTTCGTGCCCTCCGGCAGCCGCGGCTTCACGCCCATCGAGGCCGGTTTCACGGAGCAACAGAAGACCGAGCTGATGCGCCAGGTCGCCGGGCAGTTCAAGGCCCTGCCCTTCGTGCAGGCCATCGAGATCATCCCCGCCACCTACCTGCGCCCGGGCGGCGGTTTCGAAAACCTCGACCAGCTCCGCGCCATGCTCGGCATCGATGTCATCGCCCTCATCGCCTACGACCAGGCCCAGACCTCGACCGACACCGAGGCCAGCCTCGCCTACTGGACGATTGTCGGCGCCTACGTCATCCCCGCCCAGGCGCAGGCGACGCACACATTGATGGAGGCCGTCGTTTACGACATCCCCAGCCGCAGCCTGCTCTTCCGCGCTCCCGGCACGAGCACGGTCAAGGGCCACGCCACGCTGATCCGCAACAGCGCCGAGCTGCGCAAGGATTCGGCCCGGAGCTTCACCGAGGCGGCCGCACAAATGACCACCAACCTCGCGGCGGAGCTGGAGCTCTTCAAGGTCCGCGCCAAGGAGGAACCGCACACCGTGAAGATCGAGCACAAGCCCGGCTACACCGGCGGCGGCTCGCTCGACGCCGGCTTCGCGCTCCTTCTGTTGGTCGTCCTCGGCACGGCCGCCGTGCGCCAGCTGCGCCGGAGCAACCGGCCATGAATCCGACCGCCCTACAGATCGGAAAACTTGTCCGCGCGCCCTTGCTCCTCTTCGCCCTGCCGGCGGTGTTGGTCGCCTTCGCGACCGCACGTCACGGCCAGCTCGTGCTCGCCCGCAACGCCGTCGCCGAGGGCGAGGTCTGGCGGCTGTGGTCCGGGCACTGGGTGCATTTCTCCGCCTCGCACCTGCTCTGGAATCTCGCCGTGCTGCTCCCGGTCGGTATGTGGCTTGAAAGACTGCGTCCGGGGCTGCTGTGGCGGCACGTGCTGGTCGCAACACCCCTTGTCAGTTGCGCCATTCTCACGCTGGAACCGGGTCTGCAGACCTATGGCGGCCTGTCCGCGCTCGCCACCAGTGTCGTGGTGCTGCTCGCGCTGCACCAATGCCGCACCGCCCGCGCCGGCCGCTGGCTGTGGATCAGTGTGCTGGCGCTCGTCGCCGCCAAGATTCTCGCCGAAGCCCGCTTCGGCGGCGCGGGTTTTGCCCGCTACGAGTCAGCCACCGTGCGCACAGCCTGGAGTGCGCATGCGGCCGGGGCATTGGCCGCCGTGTTTCACCAAGCCTGGATGCAGTGGAAGGAAGACGGGGCGTCCGGAAAGGTTACTTCAGCTTCTCCGGGTTGGCCCAGTCGGGCCAGACCTGCTGCGCGTAGCGCTGCATCTCCGCCACGACGGCGCGGACCATCGGGGACGGCTCGCCGTTCCACACCGCCACGAGCTCCATCCGCTTGAAGGTGTCGTCCAGCGGCAGCGCGCGGACCTGCGGATGCTGGGAGAGGGCCGGCACGCCGATATTGACCCCGACACCTTCGCCGTTGGCGACATACTGTGTCACCAGGCCGAGTGAACTCGCCTCAATGCCCGTTGGCCAGACCACCTTGTGGCGCTTGAGGCCCTGCTGGAACAGCTGGCAGATGGCGTCGGACTCCGGGAGGCTGATCAGCGCCTCGGCGGGCTGGCCGCGGGCCCAGAGTTCGGCCGCGGTCTTGTAGCGCGAACGGCGCGGCACCAGGAGCACGAGGGGCAGCCGCAGCATCAGGTGGAAGCGCAGCGGTCGCGTAAGCCGCCGGGCGAGCGGCAGCACGGCGAGGTCGATCTCGCGATCGCGCACCCAGCCCTCCAGCTGCAGCTGCAGGCCGGAGCGCAGCGCGAGCCGCAGTTCGGGGTATTCCTGCTTCACGCGCTGCAGGACCGCCGGAAGATGCTCCCGCAGGATGTTCTCGGGCGCGCCGAGGCGGAGCTGGAGGGCGGCGCGCTGGCGCAGGCGCGACGCGGTTGCCTTCAGGTTGGAGAAGAACGGATCAACAAATCCGAACAGGCGCGTACCTGCCGCCGTGAGCCGGAACGGCTGCCGCTCGAAGAGCTTCACCCCGAGATCCTCCTCCAGCTGCAGGATCTGGCTGCTCACCGCCGGCTGCTGGATGCCGTAGGGCATGTGCCGCACCGCCGCGCTGATGCCGCCGTGGCGGGCCACGTAGTAGAACAACTCGAGGTGATGGATGTTGAGCGCCACGGCTTCAGTCCAGTTGGTCGGGCACGGCCCAGTCCGGAAATGTCCGGTGCGAATAGGCGCGCACCTCGTTGATCACGGTGCGCAGCAAGTCCGTGAGTTCGCCCCGCCAGAGCGCTCCCATGGTCAGCGGTTCAAAGCCCTCCAGCGGCAGCACCCGGATGCCCTTCGCCGGCATGCTCGCGAGTGCCGCGTAGTTCACGATGCCGAAGCCCTCCCCGTTCAGCACATAGCGCATCACCAGCTCGACCGAGGTCACCTCGACCGCCTGCGGCCACGTGATGCGGCGGCGCTTCAGCTCGCGCTGGAAATCCAGCATGAAGCTGGTTTCCGCCGGCTGCGCCACGAGCGGCTCGGGGATTTTTTTGCGGGCCAGCAGTTCCTCCGCGCTGCGCCACGGCGCCGACTCGTGCACGAGCAGCACGAGCGGGATGCGGATCAGCCGCAGTTGTCGCAACCGCACCGGCGGCCGCGCGCCGACCGACGTGATCGCGAGGTCGATCTGGCCTTCGTGCAGCCATTTCTCGACCTGCGACTGGTAGCCCGAGTGCAGGCTCAGCCGCACCTCGGGGTAGCGCGCCCGCACGTTCGCCATCACGACCGGCACATGGTCGCGCAACACCAGCTCGGCGCCGCCGATGCGCAGGTCCGGCCGCGCTCCCGCGCGCAATTCGGCCGCCACCGCCGCGATGTTGCCGAAGAACGGCTCCACAAATTCCCGCAGCTCCTGCCCCGCGGTCGTGAGCTGGAAGGGCTGCCGCTCAAACAGCTTCACGCCGAGCTCCTCTTCCAGCTGCAGGATCTGGCTGCTCACCGCCGGTTGCTGGATGCCGTAGGGCATGCGCCGGACTGCGGCGCTGATCCCACCATGCAGGGCCACGTAGTAGAACAACTCGAGGTGGTGAATGTTCATCGGCCCGCACCCTAACTAGGGTTCCCGCCGGGCCAGGGCAATGCCGTTTGCGCGCATTGGTTCACTCAATGCGCGCATTTGGTTTATCAATTAACGCCCCGCGCGCCGGGTTTGGTAGGCTGTGCGGCATGATCTCCGTCGCCCTCATCCTCTCCGCTCTCGTCCTCCTGCTCGGCGTTGACGCGCAGGAAACCGTCTGAAGCCATGCCTGCCGCCGCGCCCACCTTGCTGGCTTCTCTCTGCCTGTTGTTGCTTACGGGTTGCGCGAGCATCGACCGGATGGCCGTCAACAAGCTCGGCGATGCGCTGGCCGGAGGCGGCACGGCCTTTGCCGGCGACAACGATCCCATCCTGATCCGCGACGCTTCCCCCTTCAGCCTGAAGCTGATGGAGAGCCTGCTGGCGCGGAATCCCCGGCACACCGGCCTGCGCCTCGCCGCCGCGAGCGGTTTCACCCAATACACCTACGCCTTCGTGCAACAGGAGGCCGACGCCACCGAGGAAACGGACGTCGTTGCCGCGGCAACCCTGCGCCGCAGGGCCGTTCGTCTCTATCAACGGGCGCGTGACCACGGTCTCGCCGGCCTGGAAATTCTGCACCCGGGCCTGCGCGACTCTCTCCGCCGCGACCCGCGGACCGCGGTCCGCTCCTGCGGCGCAGGCGACGTGCCCTTCCTTTACTGGACCGCCGCCGCGTGGGCGGCCGCCATCGTGAACGGCAAGGACCAGCCCGACCTCATCGCCGACCTGCCGGCGGTCGAAGCGCTGATCGACCGCGCGCTAGAACTCGACGAAGCCTACGACCACGGCGCCATCCACGCCTTCCTCATCGCCTACGAACCCAGCCGGCCGGGCGCAGAGGGCGACCCGTTGGCCCGCGCCCGGGTCCATTTCGAGCGCGCGCTGGCGCTCACCGGCGGCCGCCACGCCGGCCCTTTGCTCACGTGGGCGGAGACCGTCTGCGTGCAACAACAGGACCGCGCGCGCTTCGAGGCGCTGTTGCAGCAGGCGCTCGCGATCGACGCCGACGCCCGGCCCGAGTGGCGGCTGGCCAACCTCGTTTTGCAAGAGCGCGCCCGGCGGCTGCTCGCACGCACCGACGATCTTTTCCTGCCCGTAGAAACCACGCCCGCCACCCCATGAAAGCCATCACCTGTCTGCTCTTTTGCTGCCTCGGCTCCACCCTGCTCGCCGAGCGCGTCACCATCCGCCTTGGCACCATCCTGCCCAGCGGCACCGCCCAGCACCAGGCCCTGTTGGAGATGGGCGAACAGTGGCGCAAGGACAGCGCCGGCGGCGTGAAGCTCACGCTCTACCCGGACGGCCGCCTCGGCGGCGAGGCCGAGATGGTGCGCAAGCTGCGCATCGGCCAGATCAACGCCGCGCTTTTCTCGGCCGTGGGCCTGTCGGAAATCGACCCCGGCGTGACCGGCCTGCAGATCATGCCGATGGTCTTCAACTCCTGGGCCGCGGTGGACCAGGTGCGCGAGAAGATGCGCGACCGGCTCGAGCAGCGGCTCCGCGCCAAAGGTTTCGAGGTGCTCTTCTGGGCCGACGCCGGCTGGGTGCGGTTCTTCTCGAAAGAACCCGCCGCCACGCCGGAGGATTTCAAGCGCATGAAGGTCTTCGTCTGGGCCGGCGACCAGGCCCAGCTGGAGATCATGCAGTCGCTCGGCTACCGGGCCGTGCCGCTGGAGACGACCGACATCCTGCTCGGCCTGAACACCGGCCTGGTGAACGTCGTGCCGATGCCGCCGCTCATCGCCCTCGCCGGGCAGATGAACACCGCCGCGCCACACATGCTCGACCTCAAGTGGTGCCCCATCGTGGGCGCGGCGGTGGTACGGCGCGAGGTGTGGGAACAGGTGCCGGCCGCGCAACGCGCCGCCATTGTCTCCGCCGCCGAGGCCGCCGGCGCAAAGCTGCGCGCCCGCGGTCGCGAAGAGGACGAAGAATCCATCCGCGTGATGCGCCAGCGCGGCCTGCAGGTGCACACGCTTTCGCCCGAGGCGCGCGGCGAGTGGGAACGGCTCGTGCGCGACATCCACCCCAAGCTGCGCGGCACGAAGGTGCCGGCGGAAATCTTCGACGACGTCATGTCCGAAGTGGCGGTCTTCGCCGCCACGGCCAGCCCGGCCCAGGCTCACGCCGCCGCGAAGCCATGAACGCCACCGCCGACATGTCCGCCGTTCTGATTCCCCCGTCACGTCCGGGAAACTGGCACTTCGCCGAGGAGCTGGTCGGAGCCGGCGCCTTGGCGGCCATGGTGCTGCTGCCCATGGTGGAGATCGGCGCCCGGGCCGCCGGTTGGCCGGGATTGGCCGGGTCGGGCACGCTGGTGCAACACCTCACGCTCGTCGTCGGCATGGCCGGCGCGGCGCTCGCCGCCGGCCGGGGCCGGCTGCTGGCCTTCGCCAGTTCCGCGTCATTTCTGCCGACGCGCTGGCAAAGCCGCGCCCACGGCCTGACTCACGCCGGCTCCGCGGCCGTGACCTTTCTGCTGGCCGTGGCGTCCGCCCGCTTCGTGGCCGTCGAGCGCGAGTCCGCCAGTTTGCTGCTCGATCGCATCCCGCTCTGGTGGGTCCAATCGGTCCTGCCCCTGGGATTCGCCCTGATGACCGGCCGTTTGCTCTGGCGCGCCAGCACCGCCTGGCGTGGACGGCTGCTGAGCTTGGCGCTGGCGATGCTGGTGGTCGTGGCGGGCGTGTGGCCGCCCTGCGCCCGCGAGGCGTTGGTCTGGCCGGGCCTGGTCGGGCTGCTGCTCCTGGCCACGCTGGGCGCGCCGCTCTACGTGCCGATCGGGGGAGCCGCTCTCCTCCTTTTCCAAGGCGGCGGCCTGCCCATCGCCGCCATTCCGGTTGAACACTACCGGCTGGTCACCAACCCCGCACTGCCGTCGATCCCGTTGTTCACGCTGGCCGGCTGTCTCATGGCCGAGGGCGGGGCGGCCCGGCGGCTGGTGGCGCTTTCTCAGGCGCTGGTCGGGTGGTTCCATGGCGGGCCGGCGGTCGCGACCGCGTTGCTCTGCGCCTTCTTCACCGCGCTGACCGGCGGTTCGGGCGTCACCATCCTCGCCCTCGGCGGGCTGCTGATGCCGGTGTTGCGCTCGGCCCGCTACTCCGAGCGGGACGCCCTCGGCCTGCTCACCGGCGCCGGCTCGCTCGGCATCCTGCTGCCACCCTGCCTGCCGGTGATTCTGTATGCGGTCGTCGCCAAGGTCGGCATCAACGAGATGTTTCTCGGCGGGCTTATTCCCGGTCTGCTGCTGATCGGGCTGACCATTGCGTGGGGCGTGCGCACCGGCGGGAAAAACCGCGGCCAACTCACTCCG
The DNA window shown above is from Oleiharenicola lentus and carries:
- a CDS encoding type II toxin-antitoxin system RelE/ParE family toxin, whose translation is MKVRFNRLAERELVAAAQYLETEAGLGREFLEEYERWEIQLRRFPRSFPEIAPGIRFGYLRRFKYHITYTIRGDTLRILYVRSARQEPLTKWSRT
- the rhlP gene encoding rhombotarget lipoprotein (RhlP (RHombo-target LipoProtein) is a family of predicted lipoproteins that, in general, co-occurs with a form of rhombosortase, and that has an apparent cleavage site for that enzyme, a GlyGly motif, near the C-terminus.), with product MNSVPPLRRSVSRLFSAGLAAALLLSLSGCAGFWGQRRHHEASSVVQFLYPDKMPFVQPEIPTLRLPLRVGVAFVPSGSRGFTPIEAGFTEQQKTELMRQVAGQFKALPFVQAIEIIPATYLRPGGGFENLDQLRAMLGIDVIALIAYDQAQTSTDTEASLAYWTIVGAYVIPAQAQATHTLMEAVVYDIPSRSLLFRAPGTSTVKGHATLIRNSAELRKDSARSFTEAAAQMTTNLAAELELFKVRAKEEPHTVKIEHKPGYTGGGSLDAGFALLLLVVLGTAAVRQLRRSNRP
- a CDS encoding TRAP transporter TatT component family protein, producing the protein MPAAAPTLLASLCLLLLTGCASIDRMAVNKLGDALAGGGTAFAGDNDPILIRDASPFSLKLMESLLARNPRHTGLRLAAASGFTQYTYAFVQQEADATEETDVVAAATLRRRAVRLYQRARDHGLAGLEILHPGLRDSLRRDPRTAVRSCGAGDVPFLYWTAAAWAAAIVNGKDQPDLIADLPAVEALIDRALELDEAYDHGAIHAFLIAYEPSRPGAEGDPLARARVHFERALALTGGRHAGPLLTWAETVCVQQQDRARFEALLQQALAIDADARPEWRLANLVLQERARRLLARTDDLFLPVETTPATP
- a CDS encoding LysR family transcriptional regulator — encoded protein: MALNIHHLELFYYVARHGGISAAVRHMPYGIQQPAVSSQILQLEEDLGVKLFERQPFRLTAAGTRLFGFVDPFFSNLKATASRLRQRAALQLRLGAPENILREHLPAVLQRVKQEYPELRLALRSGLQLQLEGWVRDREIDLAVLPLARRLTRPLRFHLMLRLPLVLLVPRRSRYKTAAELWARGQPAEALISLPESDAICQLFQQGLKRHKVVWPTGIEASSLGLVTQYVANGEGVGVNIGVPALSQHPQVRALPLDDTFKRMELVAVWNGEPSPMVRAVVAEMQRYAQQVWPDWANPEKLK
- a CDS encoding TRAP transporter large permease subunit gives rise to the protein MNATADMSAVLIPPSRPGNWHFAEELVGAGALAAMVLLPMVEIGARAAGWPGLAGSGTLVQHLTLVVGMAGAALAAGRGRLLAFASSASFLPTRWQSRAHGLTHAGSAAVTFLLAVASARFVAVERESASLLLDRIPLWWVQSVLPLGFALMTGRLLWRASTAWRGRLLSLALAMLVVVAGVWPPCAREALVWPGLVGLLLLATLGAPLYVPIGGAALLLFQGGGLPIAAIPVEHYRLVTNPALPSIPLFTLAGCLMAEGGAARRLVALSQALVGWFHGGPAVATALLCAFFTALTGGSGVTILALGGLLMPVLRSARYSERDALGLLTGAGSLGILLPPCLPVILYAVVAKVGINEMFLGGLIPGLLLIGLTIAWGVRTGGKNRGQLTPFNLAAARRAIWTAKWELLLPVVALGALFSGRATPVEAAAVTAAYAFIVETCIHRDLHWRRDLLRVLTESVLLVGGILLILGVALGLTNYLIDVQAPDALAAWAREHVPNRWLFLLGLNVVLIVVGGIVEIYAAIVVVVPLLLPVGRELGLDPIHLGILFLANLELGFLMPPVGLNLLLAASRLNKPVAETARAVLPMLLVLFLGVLLITYVPALTTALPQLFQR
- a CDS encoding LysR family transcriptional regulator produces the protein MNIHHLELFYYVALHGGISAAVRRMPYGIQQPAVSSQILQLEEELGVKLFERQPFQLTTAGQELREFVEPFFGNIAAVAAELRAGARPDLRIGGAELVLRDHVPVVMANVRARYPEVRLSLHSGYQSQVEKWLHEGQIDLAITSVGARPPVRLRQLRLIRIPLVLLVHESAPWRSAEELLARKKIPEPLVAQPAETSFMLDFQRELKRRRITWPQAVEVTSVELVMRYVLNGEGFGIVNYAALASMPAKGIRVLPLEGFEPLTMGALWRGELTDLLRTVINEVRAYSHRTFPDWAVPDQLD
- the dctP gene encoding TRAP transporter substrate-binding protein DctP, whose amino-acid sequence is MKAITCLLFCCLGSTLLAERVTIRLGTILPSGTAQHQALLEMGEQWRKDSAGGVKLTLYPDGRLGGEAEMVRKLRIGQINAALFSAVGLSEIDPGVTGLQIMPMVFNSWAAVDQVREKMRDRLEQRLRAKGFEVLFWADAGWVRFFSKEPAATPEDFKRMKVFVWAGDQAQLEIMQSLGYRAVPLETTDILLGLNTGLVNVVPMPPLIALAGQMNTAAPHMLDLKWCPIVGAAVVRREVWEQVPAAQRAAIVSAAEAAGAKLRARGREEDEESIRVMRQRGLQVHTLSPEARGEWERLVRDIHPKLRGTKVPAEIFDDVMSEVAVFAATASPAQAHAAAKP